A genomic stretch from Corynebacterium terpenotabidum Y-11 includes:
- a CDS encoding acyl-CoA carboxylase subunit beta has translation MSTTPTTVDPSSEEFTANRTAMMDRLSEVMAQYAVAEAGGGDKALERHRSRGKMPPRERIDSLLDRGSPFLELCGLAAWGSQFTVGASLVGGIGTVEGTECMLIANDSTVKGGTSNPWTLRKMLRLQEIALENRLPLINLVESGGADLPTQKEVFVPGGAMFRNLTQLSRAGIPTIAVVYGNSTAGGAYVPGMSDHIIMIEERSKVFLAGPPLVRAATGEITDDESLGGADMHARVSGLADYLAVDELDAARIARSVVRRLNWSRTGATPLSSVAAPLLDTEELLGIVPDGLKVPYDPREILARITDGSEFDEFKPLYGSSLMTGWAEIHGYRVGILANARGVLFSEEAQKATQFIQLANRSNTPLLFMHNTTGYMVGKQYEQGGIIKHGSMMINAVANSEVPHISLITAASYGAGHYGMCGRAFNPRFLFSWPSARSAVMGSEQLASVTSSVAAASARRRGREFTEDMEQQMFDQIRDQIDAESLPLFLSGMLYDDGIIDPRDTRTVLGLSLSALNSAPVAGTDGFGVFRM, from the coding sequence ATGAGCACAACACCCACTACCGTCGATCCCTCCTCGGAGGAGTTCACCGCCAACCGGACCGCCATGATGGACCGGCTCTCCGAGGTCATGGCACAGTACGCCGTGGCCGAGGCTGGGGGCGGCGACAAGGCCCTGGAACGGCACCGGAGCCGCGGCAAGATGCCCCCGCGGGAACGCATCGACTCCCTCCTCGACCGCGGTTCCCCGTTCCTGGAGCTCTGCGGGCTGGCCGCCTGGGGCTCACAGTTCACCGTCGGCGCGTCCCTCGTCGGCGGCATCGGCACCGTTGAGGGCACCGAATGCATGCTCATCGCCAATGACTCGACGGTCAAGGGCGGCACCTCCAACCCCTGGACGCTGCGCAAGATGCTCCGGCTCCAGGAGATCGCGCTGGAGAACCGGCTGCCGCTGATCAACCTCGTCGAATCCGGCGGTGCGGACCTTCCGACCCAGAAAGAGGTCTTCGTCCCCGGTGGTGCAATGTTCCGGAACCTCACCCAGCTCTCGCGGGCAGGGATCCCCACTATCGCCGTGGTCTACGGCAACTCCACCGCCGGCGGCGCGTACGTCCCCGGGATGTCCGATCACATCATCATGATCGAGGAACGCTCCAAGGTGTTCCTCGCCGGCCCACCCCTGGTCCGGGCGGCGACCGGAGAGATCACCGACGACGAGTCCCTCGGCGGCGCCGACATGCACGCCCGCGTCTCCGGCCTCGCCGACTATCTCGCCGTCGATGAACTGGATGCTGCACGGATCGCCCGGTCGGTGGTCCGTCGGCTCAACTGGTCGCGCACCGGAGCCACCCCCCTCAGTTCCGTCGCCGCCCCGCTCCTGGACACCGAGGAACTCCTCGGCATCGTCCCGGACGGACTCAAGGTCCCCTACGATCCCCGCGAGATCCTCGCCCGGATCACGGACGGTTCGGAGTTCGACGAGTTCAAACCGCTCTACGGAAGCAGCCTGATGACCGGCTGGGCGGAGATCCACGGCTACCGGGTCGGCATCCTCGCCAATGCCCGGGGCGTCCTGTTCAGCGAAGAGGCGCAGAAAGCCACCCAGTTCATCCAGCTCGCCAACCGCTCGAACACCCCGCTGCTGTTCATGCACAACACCACCGGCTACATGGTGGGCAAGCAGTACGAGCAGGGCGGCATCATCAAACACGGTTCGATGATGATCAACGCGGTCGCGAACTCCGAGGTACCGCACATCTCCCTGATCACCGCTGCAAGTTATGGGGCGGGGCACTACGGGATGTGCGGCCGCGCCTTCAACCCACGTTTCCTCTTCTCCTGGCCCTCCGCCCGATCCGCGGTGATGGGGTCGGAGCAGCTCGCCTCCGTCACCAGTTCCGTGGCCGCAGCATCCGCACGCCGACGCGGCCGCGAGTTCACCGAAGACATGGAACAGCAGATGTTCGACCAGATCAGGGATCAGATCGACGCTGAATCCCTCCCCCTGTTCCTCTCCGGAATGCTGTATGACGACGGCATCATCGACCCCCGTGACACCCGTACCGTCCTCGGCCTGTCCCTGTCCGCTCTCAACTCTGCACCAGTCGCCGGTACCGACGGCTTCGGTGTCTTCCGGATGTGA
- a CDS encoding acetyl/propionyl/methylcrotonyl-CoA carboxylase subunit alpha has protein sequence MTEFNTVLVANRGEIARRVFAAARLRGMATAAVYSDADADAPFAREADAAVRLPGTSPTDTYLNIPLILEAAARTGADAIHPGYGFLSENADFARAVTEAGLTWIGPSPEAIIAMGSKTRAKEIMADAGVPVLTNLTVDEITEDMLPVLVKASAGGGGRGMRVVRSLDDLPSEVEAARAEAASAFGDGTVFIERYIENGRHIEVQLMADAQGTVWAVGERECSIQRRHQKVIEEAPSPLVERIDGMREKLFTASRAAATAIGYTGAGTVEFLANDRGEFFFLEVNTRLQVEHPVTEATTGLDLVGLQFDVAAGRPLPAATPPATTGWAVEARLYAEDPAHDYRPRSGELTRLDIDGVVSEFSGPAVPGIRLDTGPVPEPGRPGLVGVDYDAMLAKVIAWAPSRSEAVGRLSAALRRARIHGLGTNRDQLVRVLDDTDFRAGDFSTSFLETGQSVGTLRPLADPAAVALSAFAAAVSAEHADRQAVTGDTGTVDGVRPGFRIFGSAVTEHRFVDSGAGSDGEEFLVRIVRDRDSVRPEGRTDVAVTDITGGGDAATTVTLDVGGVRRILTVHSYLDGVTGVDSPLGPVDLIELPRYEDPSQVAAAGSLTAPMPGTVLTVTAAVGDEVTAGHPLLTIEAMKMQHTIAAPVDGVVAELPVTVGQHIDTGALLAVISSEKDN, from the coding sequence ATGACCGAATTCAACACTGTCCTCGTCGCCAACCGTGGGGAGATCGCCCGCCGGGTGTTCGCCGCCGCACGTCTGCGAGGCATGGCCACCGCCGCCGTCTACTCCGACGCCGACGCCGATGCACCGTTCGCCCGGGAGGCCGATGCCGCAGTCCGGCTTCCCGGGACAAGCCCGACCGACACGTACCTCAATATCCCGCTGATTCTGGAGGCCGCCGCCCGCACCGGCGCCGACGCCATCCACCCCGGATACGGCTTCCTCTCCGAGAACGCCGACTTCGCCCGGGCAGTCACCGAAGCCGGACTCACCTGGATCGGACCGTCCCCCGAGGCCATCATCGCTATGGGGTCGAAGACCCGTGCCAAGGAGATCATGGCGGACGCGGGGGTCCCGGTCCTCACCAACCTCACCGTCGACGAGATCACCGAGGACATGCTCCCGGTGCTCGTCAAGGCCTCCGCTGGCGGCGGTGGACGCGGTATGCGTGTGGTGCGTTCCCTCGACGACCTCCCGTCCGAGGTGGAGGCCGCCCGGGCCGAGGCGGCCAGCGCCTTCGGCGACGGTACGGTGTTCATCGAGCGCTACATCGAGAACGGTCGCCATATCGAGGTCCAGCTCATGGCCGACGCCCAGGGCACCGTCTGGGCGGTCGGCGAGCGGGAGTGCTCGATCCAGCGCCGCCACCAGAAGGTCATCGAGGAAGCTCCCTCCCCCTTGGTCGAACGGATCGACGGCATGCGGGAGAAGCTGTTCACCGCCTCCCGCGCCGCCGCCACCGCCATCGGTTACACGGGGGCGGGGACCGTCGAATTCCTCGCCAACGACCGCGGTGAGTTCTTCTTCCTCGAGGTCAACACCCGGCTCCAGGTCGAGCATCCGGTCACCGAGGCGACCACCGGTCTGGACCTGGTGGGACTGCAGTTCGACGTGGCCGCCGGTCGTCCGCTGCCTGCCGCCACTCCCCCCGCCACCACCGGCTGGGCCGTCGAAGCCCGGCTCTACGCCGAGGATCCCGCCCACGACTACCGACCCCGGTCCGGCGAGCTGACCCGGCTCGACATCGACGGAGTGGTCTCCGAGTTCTCGGGACCGGCCGTGCCCGGTATCCGGCTGGACACCGGCCCGGTCCCGGAGCCGGGACGCCCCGGACTCGTCGGGGTGGACTACGACGCGATGCTCGCGAAGGTCATCGCCTGGGCACCGTCCCGGTCCGAGGCGGTCGGACGCCTGTCCGCGGCCCTGCGCCGCGCCCGGATCCACGGTCTGGGAACCAACCGTGACCAGCTGGTCCGGGTTCTGGACGACACAGACTTCCGGGCCGGGGACTTCTCGACCTCGTTCCTGGAGACCGGCCAATCGGTCGGGACACTGCGTCCCCTCGCCGATCCGGCGGCTGTCGCCCTCTCCGCCTTCGCCGCCGCGGTCAGTGCCGAGCACGCTGACCGGCAGGCCGTCACCGGAGACACCGGCACCGTCGATGGTGTCCGCCCCGGATTCCGCATCTTCGGATCCGCCGTGACCGAACACCGATTCGTCGACTCCGGTGCCGGATCCGACGGTGAGGAGTTCCTCGTCCGGATCGTCCGGGACCGGGACAGCGTCCGCCCCGAGGGGCGCACCGATGTGGCCGTCACCGACATCACCGGCGGCGGTGACGCCGCGACCACAGTGACCCTCGATGTCGGGGGCGTCCGCCGGATCCTCACCGTCCACAGCTACCTCGACGGAGTGACCGGAGTCGACTCACCACTTGGTCCGGTGGACCTCATCGAGCTGCCCCGCTACGAGGACCCGTCCCAGGTGGCCGCCGCCGGTTCCCTCACCGCACCCATGCCCGGCACCGTCCTCACCGTCACCGCAGCGGTCGGGGACGAGGTCACCGCGGGACACCCGCTGCTGACCATCGAAGCCATGAAGATGCAGCACACCATCGCGGCTCCCGTCGACGGCGTCGTCGCTGAACTCCCTGTCACCGTGGGCCAGCACATCGACACCGGCGCACTTCTCGCCGTCATCTCTTCTGAAAAGGACAACTGA
- a CDS encoding acyclic terpene utilization AtuA family protein, whose protein sequence is MSDSPAPVRIANISGFYGDRASAMTDMLSSAEGGSIDYITGDYLAELTMLILAKDKLRRPDGGFARSFLTQLDACLDLIADRNVKVVSNAGGLNPAGLAAELQKLIASRGLSLTVGYVDGDDLTDQSQGTSLPEFAGAVSANAYLGAFGIVDCLDAGADIVVTGRVTDASVIVGPAAHHFGWTRDHLDEIAGAMAAGHVIECGAQATGGNYPGSTRGELPAEPVLPGFPIAEIEVDGSSVITKQAHTGGAVTAGTVIAQLLYEVTGARYPGPDATLRLDRVQVEDLGDNRVRISGATGELPPPTTKVSVNRIGGYRNELHVYLTGLDIEAKADLFIRQMDTVQPRPATVEYRLERTDHPDASTQAAATARLSCVCWDNSPEPGVAEKTVNAWARGAIGIGLGTYSGAFFDGTPPRGTAYGVYEPAYVPNDLPRHTAHRPDGTAVPIDPPERTAPVGPALTDLPVPTPSPDAAAAFGTTHRGPLGLLVDARSGDKGGSANIGLWVRTDLTVDREEVYRWLLSTVTTDSLRTLLPEIADRDLVVDIHPVPHLLAVNVVIQDILGHGVAHGARFDPQAKGLGEWLRSRHVDLPDNLSSDTAPVSTSGKDQS, encoded by the coding sequence GTGTCCGACAGTCCAGCACCGGTCCGCATCGCCAACATCTCCGGCTTCTACGGAGACAGGGCGTCCGCGATGACGGACATGCTCAGTTCCGCCGAGGGCGGTTCCATCGACTACATCACCGGTGACTACCTCGCAGAACTCACCATGCTGATCCTGGCCAAGGACAAGCTCCGCAGACCTGACGGAGGATTTGCCCGATCCTTCCTCACCCAGCTCGACGCCTGCCTCGACCTCATCGCCGACCGGAATGTCAAGGTCGTCTCCAACGCGGGCGGCCTCAATCCCGCCGGGCTCGCCGCCGAACTGCAAAAACTCATCGCATCCCGTGGTCTCTCCCTCACCGTCGGCTACGTTGACGGTGACGACCTCACGGATCAATCACAGGGGACTTCTTTGCCGGAGTTCGCCGGAGCCGTGAGCGCCAACGCCTACCTCGGGGCATTTGGCATTGTCGACTGCCTGGACGCTGGCGCGGACATCGTCGTCACCGGCCGGGTGACGGACGCCTCCGTCATCGTCGGCCCGGCAGCCCACCATTTCGGGTGGACACGAGACCACCTCGACGAGATCGCCGGTGCCATGGCCGCCGGCCACGTCATCGAATGCGGTGCCCAGGCCACCGGCGGCAACTACCCGGGGTCCACCCGCGGAGAGCTTCCCGCCGAGCCGGTCCTTCCGGGATTCCCGATTGCCGAGATCGAGGTGGACGGCAGTTCCGTCATCACCAAGCAGGCGCACACCGGCGGTGCCGTCACCGCGGGAACGGTCATCGCCCAGCTGCTCTACGAGGTCACCGGAGCCCGCTACCCCGGACCGGACGCCACGCTGCGTCTGGACCGGGTGCAGGTCGAGGACCTCGGCGACAACCGGGTCCGCATCTCCGGAGCCACCGGGGAGCTGCCGCCGCCGACCACCAAGGTCAGCGTCAACCGCATCGGTGGCTACCGCAATGAACTGCACGTCTACCTCACCGGGCTGGACATCGAGGCGAAGGCCGACCTGTTCATCCGCCAGATGGACACCGTGCAGCCCCGCCCGGCCACGGTGGAATACCGGCTCGAACGTACCGACCATCCCGACGCCTCCACTCAGGCGGCAGCCACCGCCCGACTCTCCTGCGTCTGCTGGGACAACTCCCCTGAACCGGGGGTCGCAGAGAAGACCGTCAACGCCTGGGCCCGGGGCGCGATCGGCATCGGACTGGGAACCTACTCGGGCGCGTTCTTCGACGGCACCCCGCCGCGCGGTACCGCCTACGGCGTGTACGAACCCGCCTACGTCCCCAACGACCTCCCCCGGCACACCGCCCACCGCCCGGACGGCACCGCCGTCCCGATCGACCCGCCGGAGCGCACCGCCCCGGTCGGCCCGGCGCTCACCGATCTCCCCGTGCCCACGCCGTCACCGGATGCGGCCGCCGCGTTCGGGACGACGCACCGGGGACCGCTCGGACTCCTCGTCGACGCCCGCAGCGGAGACAAGGGCGGCAGCGCCAATATCGGACTCTGGGTGCGCACCGACCTGACCGTCGACCGTGAGGAGGTGTACCGGTGGCTGCTGTCCACCGTGACCACCGACAGCCTCCGCACTCTGCTCCCCGAGATCGCGGACCGCGACCTGGTCGTCGACATCCACCCCGTGCCTCATCTTCTCGCCGTCAACGTGGTGATCCAGGACATTCTCGGCCACGGGGTAGCCCACGGCGCCCGCTTCGACCCACAGGCCAAGGGGCTCGGAGAGTGGCTGCGCTCACGGCACGTCGACCTCCCGGACAATCTCTCATCCGACACCGCACCCGTATCGACCTCTGGAAAGGACCAGTCATGA
- a CDS encoding acyl-CoA dehydrogenase family protein translates to MTTTPITLPAQESEEHRALRDAVRSLCSTYDFAYMTATADTGGYPTELWQAIGELGLIGVNLPEEYGGGGAGLQELFIVEEELAAAGCGLLMLVVSPAICGTIIASYGTEEQKRRWLPGIASGEFISAFGITEPDAGTNSHNITTTARQDGDDWLLTGQKTFISGVDQADAVLIVARTADEKTGKLRPALFMVPTDSPGFTSTVIPTEVKLAENQYQLFLDDVRLPSDALIGTVDAGIQQLFTGLNPERIIATAMATGTARHALDKAVEYAKTRNVWGTPIGAHQGLAHPLAQCEVELQLARLMGQRAAALFDGGDWEGAAPAANMAKYAAGEISAKALDQAIQTLGGNGLSSEYGLARMFAASRLPRIAPVSREMLLNYVAQNIMGLPKSY, encoded by the coding sequence ATGACCACCACCCCGATCACCCTGCCCGCCCAGGAATCCGAGGAGCACCGGGCACTGCGTGACGCCGTCCGGTCGCTGTGCAGCACCTACGATTTCGCCTACATGACCGCGACCGCCGATACCGGGGGCTACCCCACGGAGCTGTGGCAGGCCATCGGTGAACTGGGCCTGATCGGGGTAAACCTCCCCGAGGAGTACGGCGGCGGCGGCGCCGGCCTGCAGGAGCTCTTCATTGTCGAGGAGGAGCTCGCCGCAGCCGGTTGCGGGCTACTCATGCTGGTGGTCTCCCCGGCCATCTGCGGCACCATCATCGCCTCCTACGGCACCGAGGAGCAGAAGCGCCGGTGGTTGCCGGGCATCGCCTCCGGCGAGTTCATCAGCGCTTTCGGCATCACTGAACCCGATGCCGGCACCAACAGCCACAACATCACCACTACCGCCCGTCAGGACGGGGACGACTGGCTGCTCACCGGCCAGAAGACCTTCATCTCCGGTGTGGATCAGGCCGATGCCGTTCTGATCGTGGCCCGGACCGCCGACGAGAAGACCGGGAAGCTGCGTCCCGCGCTCTTCATGGTCCCGACAGACTCCCCCGGCTTCACCTCCACCGTCATCCCCACCGAGGTCAAGCTTGCCGAGAACCAGTACCAGCTCTTCCTCGACGATGTGCGGCTGCCCTCCGATGCCCTCATCGGCACGGTGGATGCCGGGATCCAGCAGCTGTTCACCGGACTGAACCCCGAACGGATCATCGCTACCGCGATGGCCACCGGCACCGCACGCCACGCCCTCGACAAGGCGGTGGAGTACGCGAAGACCCGCAACGTCTGGGGGACGCCGATCGGCGCCCACCAGGGCCTCGCCCACCCGCTGGCGCAGTGCGAGGTCGAACTGCAGCTGGCCCGGCTCATGGGCCAGCGGGCGGCCGCCCTGTTCGACGGTGGCGACTGGGAGGGTGCCGCTCCGGCGGCGAACATGGCCAAGTACGCCGCGGGCGAGATCTCGGCGAAGGCGCTGGACCAGGCGATACAGACCCTCGGCGGCAACGGACTGTCCTCCGAGTACGGGCTGGCCCGCATGTTCGCCGCCTCCCGCCTGCCCCGCATCGCCCCGGTGAGCCGCGAGATGCTGCTCAACTATGTCGCCCAGAACATTATGGGCCTGCCGAAGAGCTACTGA
- a CDS encoding enoyl-CoA hydratase family protein, producing MPVSYESRAGAAHIVLDEPAKRNALSPALLDDLAAALDRAADDDTVRSVVLSHTGSTFCAGADLSEAAGTGMDQAAGQFIGILRAVVACPKPVIAAVNGNVRAGGVGLAAACDIIVASPGSSFGTTETRIGVAPAMIALTVLPRMTSRAASRHLLLGDVYSAADALDYGLVTEVTEDPAARADELVGELLRCSPQGLRETKALLTADILARFDRDGAELARLSASLFASPEAKEGMQSFRERRNPSWVP from the coding sequence GTGCCTGTCTCCTATGAATCCCGCGCCGGGGCCGCCCACATCGTCCTCGACGAACCGGCCAAGCGCAACGCCCTGTCCCCCGCGCTGCTCGACGACCTCGCTGCCGCGCTTGACCGTGCCGCCGACGATGACACGGTCCGCAGTGTGGTCCTGTCCCACACCGGCTCCACGTTCTGCGCCGGTGCCGATCTCTCCGAAGCCGCTGGAACAGGCATGGACCAGGCTGCCGGTCAGTTCATCGGCATTCTGCGCGCCGTTGTCGCCTGTCCGAAGCCCGTCATCGCCGCGGTCAACGGCAACGTCCGCGCTGGTGGGGTGGGGCTCGCCGCCGCCTGCGACATTATCGTCGCCTCCCCGGGATCCTCCTTCGGGACCACCGAAACCCGGATCGGAGTCGCCCCGGCGATGATCGCTTTGACCGTTCTGCCGCGGATGACCTCCCGTGCGGCGTCCCGCCACCTGCTGCTCGGCGACGTCTACTCCGCCGCCGACGCACTGGATTACGGCCTGGTCACCGAGGTCACCGAGGACCCCGCGGCCCGTGCCGATGAGCTGGTCGGTGAGCTGCTGCGGTGTTCGCCCCAGGGCCTCCGGGAGACCAAGGCCCTGCTCACCGCGGACATTCTCGCCCGGTTCGACCGCGATGGTGCCGAACTGGCCCGTCTCTCCGCCTCCCTGTTCGCCTCCCCCGAAGCCAAGGAGGGGATGCAGTCCTTCCGCGAGCGCCGCAACCCGTCCTGGGTGCCCTGA
- a CDS encoding helix-turn-helix domain-containing protein, which yields MTREASEVTQQIGTELLRQLDSLTTTVTEQLMDAVEIPSGDALIVPLRASIRAALENYAMLLIRRQPVDAATITPEMSYFARLTARRGVPLSTLVMMYHRAHNIVEQSLLSIVASLFSDRPSSSLLGILATMRDWSNQFILRMQEQISEVYLDEAERLRTPGDAGRLALVQSVLDGTESPVEIGGHRLGGRHIAVVVWVRDPGTSSATLASGCRRLAEVIGAATPPLIVFPSSTEAWMWCVPDAASGDIALGEGLTAVIGPVAQGPDGFTVSHRHALAYQRLHHTIQSDAAVWRSTDPGIMTAAAFSDRLGLARDIVSVTLGELAVDDEYSRVLRETARSFLLYGTAGAADEMIAHRNTVAYRLNKFREAHGQDALSSPDVHLALELAHWFGSRVLAD from the coding sequence GTGACTCGGGAGGCATCAGAGGTCACCCAGCAGATCGGGACGGAACTGCTCCGGCAGCTGGACTCTCTCACCACGACTGTCACAGAACAGCTCATGGACGCGGTCGAGATACCGTCCGGGGACGCCCTCATCGTCCCACTGCGCGCAAGCATCCGTGCGGCACTCGAGAACTACGCCATGCTGCTGATCCGGCGTCAGCCGGTAGACGCCGCAACCATCACACCGGAGATGTCCTACTTCGCGCGGCTCACCGCGCGACGGGGCGTCCCGCTCTCCACCCTGGTGATGATGTACCACCGCGCGCACAACATCGTGGAGCAGTCACTGCTCTCCATCGTGGCGTCCCTGTTCAGCGACCGGCCCTCCTCCTCGCTGCTCGGCATCCTCGCGACCATGCGCGACTGGTCCAACCAGTTCATCCTCCGGATGCAGGAACAGATCTCCGAGGTCTACCTGGACGAGGCCGAACGCCTGCGGACCCCCGGGGATGCCGGACGCCTGGCTCTCGTCCAGTCGGTGCTCGACGGCACGGAATCCCCGGTGGAGATCGGCGGACACCGACTGGGGGGACGTCACATCGCCGTCGTCGTCTGGGTGCGTGATCCCGGGACGTCGTCCGCCACCCTGGCGTCGGGCTGCCGTCGTCTCGCCGAGGTGATCGGAGCGGCGACTCCACCCCTGATCGTGTTCCCGTCGTCGACGGAGGCCTGGATGTGGTGCGTCCCCGACGCCGCCTCCGGCGATATTGCGTTGGGCGAGGGGCTGACCGCGGTCATCGGCCCTGTGGCCCAGGGGCCGGACGGATTCACCGTCTCCCACCGGCACGCACTGGCCTACCAACGCCTTCATCACACCATTCAGTCGGACGCGGCGGTGTGGCGGAGCACGGACCCCGGGATCATGACCGCCGCCGCGTTCTCGGACCGCTTAGGGCTTGCCCGGGACATCGTCTCGGTGACGCTGGGAGAGTTGGCCGTCGACGACGAATACTCACGCGTCCTGCGCGAAACCGCCCGGAGTTTCCTCCTGTACGGCACCGCCGGCGCCGCCGACGAGATGATCGCCCACCGTAACACCGTGGCCTACCGGCTCAACAAGTTCCGCGAAGCGCACGGTCAGGATGCACTGTCTTCCCCCGACGTGCATCTGGCACTCGAGCTGGCCCACTGGTTCGGGTCGCGCGTCCTCGCGGACTGA
- a CDS encoding SDR family oxidoreductase, with product MRARTAELPLVTPASDALAGRTLVMSGGSRGIGLEIALAAARHGANIVMLAKTAEPDPRIPGTIYSAAEAIEKAGGRALPVVGDVRKDEDVARVVAEAVKEFGGVDIVVNNASAINLHPTKDLPLKRLDLMLDINIRGSFALTQAALPHLLESDHAHILTLSPPLNFDAWIGNFPAYAVGKYGMTVLALGWASEFAGKISSNALWPETTIATAAVQNTAGLGGDESVKHSRGPQIMADAALAVLATAPGAVTGHTLVDADVVRSTGVADLSGYGGEEPLTLDLFL from the coding sequence ATCCGCGCACGTACTGCGGAACTTCCCCTGGTTACGCCGGCCTCGGACGCACTCGCGGGCCGGACACTCGTGATGTCCGGCGGATCCCGCGGCATCGGCCTGGAGATCGCGCTCGCCGCAGCACGGCACGGGGCAAACATCGTCATGCTCGCCAAGACCGCGGAACCCGACCCCCGGATCCCCGGCACGATCTACAGCGCCGCCGAAGCGATCGAGAAGGCTGGCGGTCGGGCACTCCCGGTGGTCGGAGATGTGCGCAAGGACGAGGACGTCGCCCGTGTCGTCGCCGAAGCGGTGAAGGAGTTCGGCGGCGTGGACATCGTGGTGAACAACGCCTCGGCGATCAATCTTCACCCGACGAAGGATCTTCCGCTCAAGCGACTGGACCTCATGCTGGACATCAACATCCGGGGATCCTTCGCGTTGACCCAGGCGGCGCTGCCGCACCTGCTCGAGTCCGATCACGCGCATATCCTCACGCTGTCGCCGCCGTTGAACTTCGACGCCTGGATCGGCAACTTCCCGGCGTATGCGGTGGGCAAGTACGGGATGACCGTCCTGGCACTTGGGTGGGCCAGTGAGTTCGCCGGGAAGATCTCGTCGAACGCCCTGTGGCCGGAGACGACGATCGCCACGGCCGCGGTACAGAACACCGCAGGGCTCGGTGGCGACGAATCGGTGAAGCACTCCCGGGGCCCGCAGATCATGGCGGATGCCGCACTCGCGGTGCTGGCCACGGCCCCCGGAGCAGTCACCGGGCATACGCTCGTTGACGCCGATGTCGTCCGGTCCACCGGTGTGGCGGATCTTTCGGGGTACGGCGGGGAAGAGCCGCTCACCCTCGACCTGTTCCTCTGA
- a CDS encoding phytoene desaturase family protein, with the protein MTTAAVVGSGPNGLAAAITLARAGVSVTVIESSGAPGGGMHSAELLEPGVLHDLCSSIHPMAVSSPFFRSVDLASHGLSFAWPEVQLAHPLDDGTAGSLLRGVDQTAAALGRDATLWRATFAPFVSRIDDLMEDVTAPPLHLLKHPLLFTLFGANVAVPAAASLRRWRTPRTRALFAGVAAHVFTRLDLPLSSSVGMLLTAAAQAEGWPVAVGGSQAIARAMTAEAEKLGVRIITGTTVTDLDQLTTLTGGRPDITFLDTSPGAAADLLAGHQPARQARAYRRFRAGSAAFPVHYVIRGGVPWTADDARRAGCVHVCGDAADVIAAERDCARGIMPDRPFVLVSQQYLADPSRSAGDLHPLDVYAHVPAGYSGDATEIITAQIERFAPGFRDTIVSSTSLSTTDLERSNPNLVGGDIIGGHSGPVQLLARPVLSPYPYRTGVPGVYLCSASTPPGAGVHGMSGHNAATLALQEMPT; encoded by the coding sequence ATGACCACTGCGGCAGTTGTCGGCAGCGGCCCCAACGGTCTGGCGGCGGCGATCACGCTGGCCCGCGCCGGCGTGTCCGTCACCGTCATCGAATCCTCCGGTGCGCCCGGAGGAGGGATGCACAGTGCCGAGCTCCTAGAACCCGGGGTCCTCCACGACCTGTGCTCCTCCATCCACCCCATGGCCGTCTCCAGCCCGTTCTTCCGCAGTGTCGACCTGGCCTCCCACGGCCTCTCCTTCGCCTGGCCGGAGGTCCAGCTGGCACACCCGCTGGACGACGGTACCGCCGGCTCTCTCCTGCGGGGTGTGGACCAGACCGCTGCCGCCCTCGGCCGGGACGCGACGCTGTGGCGTGCCACCTTCGCCCCATTCGTGTCACGGATCGACGATCTCATGGAGGACGTCACCGCTCCGCCGCTCCACCTGCTGAAACACCCGCTGCTCTTCACCCTGTTCGGGGCGAATGTCGCGGTACCGGCCGCCGCATCCCTGCGGCGATGGCGGACCCCCCGGACCCGTGCCCTGTTCGCCGGTGTGGCCGCACATGTCTTCACCCGCCTCGATCTGCCGCTGTCCTCCTCGGTGGGGATGCTGCTCACCGCAGCAGCCCAGGCCGAGGGCTGGCCGGTCGCCGTCGGCGGCTCACAGGCCATCGCCCGGGCGATGACCGCCGAAGCCGAGAAGCTTGGCGTCCGGATCATTACCGGCACCACCGTCACCGATCTCGACCAGCTGACGACACTGACCGGGGGACGCCCCGACATCACGTTCCTGGACACGTCCCCCGGGGCCGCCGCGGACCTTCTCGCCGGGCATCAGCCCGCCCGACAGGCCCGGGCGTACCGCCGCTTCCGCGCGGGCTCCGCCGCCTTCCCGGTCCACTACGTCATCCGCGGCGGCGTCCCGTGGACCGCCGACGACGCCCGCCGGGCCGGGTGCGTGCACGTGTGCGGCGATGCCGCGGACGTCATTGCCGCCGAACGGGACTGCGCCCGGGGCATCATGCCGGACCGTCCCTTCGTCCTCGTGAGCCAGCAGTACCTCGCCGACCCGTCCCGGTCCGCCGGTGACCTGCACCCGCTCGACGTCTACGCCCATGTCCCGGCCGGCTATTCCGGGGACGCCACCGAGATCATCACCGCCCAGATCGAACGCTTCGCCCCGGGGTTCAGGGACACCATCGTCTCCTCGACCTCCTTGAGCACCACCGACCTGGAGAGGTCCAACCCGAATCTCGTCGGGGGCGACATCATCGGCGGACATTCCGGTCCGGTCCAGCTACTCGCCCGCCCCGTACTGTCCCCGTACCCCTACCGGACCGGCGTCCCGGGAGTGTACCTGTGCTCGGCATCCACGCCCCCGGGTGCCGGCGTCCACGGGATGAGCGGACACAATGCCGCCACCCTGGCTCTTCAGGAGATGCCGACGTGA